The Streptomyces sp. 135 sequence GCTCGGCGCGCTGCCGGAACTGGCGGTCTCTCAAGGGATGTCCTCCCATGGCCCTTCCACCGGCTCGGAGCGCATCGACGCACGGGAGTGCCGTGTCGTCCTGGGACAAGGGCGGATGATCCTCACCCACCACAACAAGCGGCTGCGTGTCGTGCCCCGCGGGCGCATGGCCGACTTCCACTATCCACCCGTACTACGCCTGCTCCTGCGCATGTTCGGTCCGTCGCCCGAGCATCGCGTGCAGCCCGTCATCGCTCCCGAGGGACGGCTCGCGGACGCAGGGTGCAGGGTGGTGCCGCGAGTAGATCTCGGCGGCGTCGTTCTGCTGCGGCGCACGGTCATCGTCGAATCGGACCAGGTACCCCGACGCGCCACGGGAGAGAGCCTGTTGGGCTACGCAGAGCGCATCGACGCCTGGCGTCGCCAATGCACCATTCCCGCCTGGTCATATCTCCGTGCCGTCAACGGCTCCGGCGCCGACAAGCACCGCAAGCCCATGCCCATCGATCTGCACTCGCCGCTGGGCATCGTCCAGATCGAGCGCATGACGCGCCGCGACGCGCGGCGCCTCCTCTTCCAGGAAGTGCTGCCGGACGCGGTGCATGCGCCCATGGCGGACGACGGCAGCCGTTGGCTCGCTGAGGTGGTGTGGGAGGTAACCCCCAGAAATGACGGACATGGCTGATGTGACTGACTTCGCTCCCGGCACCAACAGCACTTCAGCGTGTCCGGCGCCGAGTTGGTTGTCCGTGCACGTCCACGCGCACAGCGACCTCGATCGGCACATCGGGCATCTGGCGGGGCTCCTCCGGAACGCCGCGGCCGAAGCCGATGCCGTGGCATGGTTCTTCCTGCGCTACTGGGAAAGCGGACCTCACCTACGGCTCCGGGCGCTGTGCCGCACGGCCGGACAGCGCGAGCGGGCCGGTGAGCGGCTCCGTACGGCAGCGGAGCAGTGGGCCAGGGACAACCCGGAGCGGAGCCCCCTAGGCGAAGCCGAGTACGCCGCGTCGTCGGCCTGGATCCAGAGCCGCGAGGAGACCGGCCGCCCCGCAGCACCGCTGCTGCCCTCCCGTACGGTGCGGGTCGAGGAGTTCACCGGCGCCTGGATGCCAGGGGCGCCCGCGTGTACCGGTCAGCCGCAGACACTGTGCTTCCTCTCCGCGTCCAGCACGGTCGCGCTCCATCTGCATCTGCGTCACGGCTGGCAGACGCGGGCCCGGCACGCCGTCGACACGCTGCGCTCCCTGCTGGCCGCACCGCTCCCGGCCGACTGCCCGCCCCTCCGGGGCGCCTTCGCGGAATGGGCCGACCTCCTGGCGGGCGACGAGGCTGAGGACGTACGGCGCCGTGCCCGCCTCGCACAGAAAGCAGCCTGGCCGGGTCCTGACCGTGCCGCCGCCGCGATGGCGCGGTACTGCCTGGCCGTTCCACGCGCCGACGGCTCCGCGCGGGCGCTGCTGCACGCCTGGCACACCCACTGCAATCGCCTGGGGCTCAACTTGCCCGAGGAGGCAGCCGCCGCCATCACAGCGCTGGCCCTGACGGAGAAGGAGAACGGATGACCCGGTCGAACGGTCCCGTCGTGT is a genomic window containing:
- a CDS encoding lantibiotic dehydratase C-terminal domain-containing protein, which translates into the protein MADVTDFAPGTNSTSACPAPSWLSVHVHAHSDLDRHIGHLAGLLRNAAAEADAVAWFFLRYWESGPHLRLRALCRTAGQRERAGERLRTAAEQWARDNPERSPLGEAEYAASSAWIQSREETGRPAAPLLPSRTVRVEEFTGAWMPGAPACTGQPQTLCFLSASSTVALHLHLRHGWQTRARHAVDTLRSLLAAPLPADCPPLRGAFAEWADLLAGDEAEDVRRRARLAQKAAWPGPDRAAAAMARYCLAVPRADGSARALLHAWHTHCNRLGLNLPEEAAAAITALALTEKENG